GTTTAACAAGTGCTCAGGAATTTGAAAATATCGTTATCAAATCAGTTGGTAACGGACAAATGCTTCGTCTTAAAGATGTGGCCAAAGTGGAGCTGGGATCTTTAAGTTATGCTTCGACTATTAAAACAAACGGTGTAGAATCGGCAGCGATGGCGATCAGCCAGACTCCGGGATCGAACGCTCGTGACGTAATTAATAATTCTAAAAAGTTAATTGAAGAAGCCGCAAAGAATTTCCCAAAAGGAGTTAAATATACTACTCTTGTGGATGTTAACGAAAACCTTGATGCTTCTATCGAAAAAGTAATCCATACTTTAATTGAAGCTTTTATTCTGGTTTTCATCGTAGTATTCATTTTCCTTCAGGATTTTAGATCGACTTTAATTCCAGCAATTGCAGTTCCCGTTGCGATTGTAGGTACATTTTTCTTCCTGAATTTATTCGGATTTACAATTAACTTATTGACGCTTTTTGCGATGGTACTGGCGATTGGTATTGTGGTCGATGACGCGATTGTAGTAGTAGAAGCCGTACACGCAAAACTCGATCACGGATATAAATCAGCTAAAAAAGCGACGATTCATGCAATGGACGAAATTTCAGGAGCGATTATTTCAATTACATTGGTAATGGCGGCCGTATTTATTCCGGTAACTTTTATTGGAGGATCAACAGGAGTTTTCTATAAACAATTTGGTATTACGCTGGCTGTTGCAATTATTCTTTCCGCCATTAACGCTTTGACTTTGAGTCCGGCTTTATGTGCGCTTTTATTGAAACCACATGCTGACGATCATAAACATAAAAGCTATTTACAGCGTTTTTATACCGCATTTAACGTGGCATTTGATAATGTTACCGAAAGATACAAACGTTCTGTAAGTTTCCTTTCTGTAAAAAAATGGATTGCCTTAGCTTCAATTGTGATCGCTGGAGTGGCATTGGTTTATATGATGAAAACTACGCCGTCTGCTTTCGTACCTTCTGAAGATCAAGGAACTGTTTTTGCAAACATTAGTTTACCGCCATCTGCTTCTATGGAGCGTTCTGATGTAATTGCTAAAAGAGTAGACAGTATTGCGAAAACTATTCCCGGAGTTAAAAATACACTTCGTATTGTTGGACAGAACTTTACAGCCGGTGCGGGTAGTGCCTACAGTATGGTTATCGTAAAATTGAAACCTTGGGATGAACGTGATTTAAGTGTTGATGATGTAATTGGACAGCTATTTGCTAAAACAAGCGGTATTCGTGAAGCCAATATTTTCTTTATTTCTCCTCCAACGATTCAAGGTTTTGGACAAAGTGGTGGATTCGAATTCCAATTACAAGATAAAGGCGGACATACCACTGCCGAATTCTATAAAGTTAATAATGAATTCTTAGCTAAATTAGCCGAACGTCCTGAAATACAATATGCAACGACACCATTTAACCCTGGTTTCCCGCAATATATGATGGATATTAATCTAGCAAAAGCCAAAGATGCAGGAGTTTCGGTAAACTCGATTTTATCAACTATGCAAGGCTATTATGGTGGATTGTACGCTTCGAATTTCAACAAATTCGGAAAACAATACCGTGTTATGATTCAGGCTTCACCAGAGTTTAGAACCAATACGCAGGGATTAAATAAAATCTTTGTCCGCAACAGTGCAGGAAACATGGCGCCAATTACGGAGTTTGTAAAAATGACCAGAGTATTTGGACCAGAGTCGATTTCGAGATTTAACTTGTTTACGTCTATTGCGATTACTGGAGCGCCAAAACCAGGATTCAGTTCTGGAGATGCTATTAAAGCCATTCAGGAAGTAGCAGCAGAAAATCTTCCAGCAGGTTACGGTTATGAATTCTCAGGATTAACGCGTGAAGAGCTGGCATCGGGAAGCGAAACGATTTTTATCTTTATTCTATGTCTGGTATTCGTTTATTTCTTGTTGAGTGCTCAGTACGAAAGTTACATTCTTCCTTTTGCGGTATTGTTTTCAATTCCGTTTGGATTGGCTGGAGCGTATTTATTCTCGATTATATTTAAACTCAACAGTAATATTTACCTGCAGATTTCCTTAATCATGCTTATCGGACTTCTGGCGAAAAATGGTATTTTGATTGTCGAATTTGCTTTGGACAGAAGGAAAAAAGGACTTCCCATTTTACAAGCTGCAATTGAAGGAGCAGTAGCACGTTTACGTCCGATTTTGATGACTTCATTCGCCTTTATTTTAGGATTGGTTCCGTTAATGTTTGCAACCGGAGCAGGTGCTGTAGGTAACAGATCGATTGGAACTGGAGCAGTAGGAGGTATGTTAATCGGAACGATTTTAGGGGTATTTGTTATTCCTATTCTGTTTATCATTTTCCAATCTTTACAAGAAAGAGTGAGTGGGCCGCCAAAGGAAAATTATGACGACGATGACGACGATGAAGAAATTCATTTACTAGAAGCTCACAAAGAGTAAAATTTAATTAAAACAAAGATGACGAATAGTTCAAATAAATATATTCTTATGGTAATGACAGCCGTACTTTTAAGTGCGTGCTCCGTTACCAAAAAATACGAACGTCCGGCAACACTTTCGACAGACAACTTGTATCGTGACCAAACTTCGGCAGATACCACTACAATTGCCGATATGCCGTGGCAGAGTGTTTTTAAAGATGAGAAACTAAATGCCTTAATTCAAAAAGGATTAGATCAAAACCTTAACCTGAAAAATGCTATAGAAAACATCATTCAGGCGAGAGCTTCTTTGAGCCAGAGTAAATTAGCCTATTATCCAACTTTACAGCTGGATGCTAATGCGACACACACAAAGCAGTCAGAAGCAGGACTTAACTTTCCGGCAGGAATCAATATCAATACTTTGACTACAACGTATAAGTTAGGTTTAAGTACTTCTTGGGAAGCTGATATCTGGGGAAAACTGAGTAGTTCTAAAAGAGCGGCTTTAGCCAGCTATTTAGCAACCGATGCTGCAAAACAAGCAGTTCAGACACAATTGATTTCGGACATTGCCAATAACTATTTCTTACTTCTTGCGTATGACAAACAATTGAAAATTACGCAGGAAACTTTAGAAAGCCGTATTAAGAACGTTGAAACGATTAAAGATTTAAAAGAAGGTGCTATCGTAACCGGTGCAGCTGTCGTTCAGAGTGAAGCCAACCAGCACGCGGCAGAAGTTTTGATTCCAGATTTAAAACGCAGTATTCGTGAAACTGAAAATGCAATCAACATTTTATTGGCACAAGCGCCTGGACCAATTGACCGAGGTGAATTAGGCTCACAGATTGTTCCTGAAAATATTGCAGTTGGAGTTCCTTCTCAATTATTACAAAATCGTCCAGATGTTCGTCAGGCCGAATTTAATTTCAGAGTTGCTTTCGAATCAACCAATTTGGCAAGAACCTATTTCTATCCAAGTTTAACGCTTACAGCCAGCGGTGGATTCTCTAACTTAGAATTGAAAGATTTCTTTAGCAATTCTATATTCTATTCGATTATTGGAGGACTAACACAGCCGATTTTTAATCAAGGTAAAAACAAATTGAGATTAACAACCGCTCAGTCGCAGCAATTGCAAGCATATAATAACTTTCAGCAGAGTTTATTAACAGCAGGAAGTGAAGTTTCAGATGCTTTGTATTCATATCAAATGGCAGTTGAGAAAGAAGACTCGAGAGCGAAACAAATAGAAGCTCTTGAAAAAGCAGTTGATTATACACAGCAATTATTAGAATACAGTTCAGCTACGAATTATACTGATGTATTAACATCTGAGCAAAACCTTTTAGCAGCGCAGTTAAGCGGTATTAATGATAATCTGCAGAAATTACAAGCATTAGTAAATCTGTACAGAGCTTTAGGTGGAGGATGGAAATAATATCATAACGAACTCTTAAAACTTTACGTTTGTCGTCGAAATTATGCTCTTTGTCTAAATAATAGTACAATACCACAATATTGTATTACTTTTGAACTGTTTAGATGAATCATAATCTAAACACAAACGATAAAACTCCAAACAAGATCATAATAGTTCCTAGGATGATCGCCTTGAATTAAATAAACATGACTAAAAAACGCCCCTTTTTATGGGGCGTTTTTTGCGTTTAAGGCATTTATAAATAGGAATTGTACATCGCTTAGAAATGACTGTTCGTCGATTAATTTTCGGTTTCGGTATAATGGATATGCTAAACTTAAATATTGGCACTAAT
This is a stretch of genomic DNA from Flavobacterium endoglycinae. It encodes these proteins:
- a CDS encoding efflux transporter outer membrane subunit, whose product is MTNSSNKYILMVMTAVLLSACSVTKKYERPATLSTDNLYRDQTSADTTTIADMPWQSVFKDEKLNALIQKGLDQNLNLKNAIENIIQARASLSQSKLAYYPTLQLDANATHTKQSEAGLNFPAGININTLTTTYKLGLSTSWEADIWGKLSSSKRAALASYLATDAAKQAVQTQLISDIANNYFLLLAYDKQLKITQETLESRIKNVETIKDLKEGAIVTGAAVVQSEANQHAAEVLIPDLKRSIRETENAINILLAQAPGPIDRGELGSQIVPENIAVGVPSQLLQNRPDVRQAEFNFRVAFESTNLARTYFYPSLTLTASGGFSNLELKDFFSNSIFYSIIGGLTQPIFNQGKNKLRLTTAQSQQLQAYNNFQQSLLTAGSEVSDALYSYQMAVEKEDSRAKQIEALEKAVDYTQQLLEYSSATNYTDVLTSEQNLLAAQLSGINDNLQKLQALVNLYRALGGGWK
- a CDS encoding efflux RND transporter permease subunit, whose amino-acid sequence is MFKKFIQRPVLSTVISVIIVILGVLGLIELPISQYPDIAPPTVNVAASYTGANADVVLKSIVIPLEEQINGVENMTYMTSSATNDGNASIKIFFKVGTNPDLAAVNVQNRVSRATSLLPVEVTQAGVTVTKSQSSNLLIFSLYSEDKAYDQTFLQNYAKINLVPQIQRVVGVGDVTVFGAKDYSMRIWLKPDVMQQYKLIPSDISAALAEQNIEAAPGKFGENGNQAFQYVIKYKGRLTSAQEFENIVIKSVGNGQMLRLKDVAKVELGSLSYASTIKTNGVESAAMAISQTPGSNARDVINNSKKLIEEAAKNFPKGVKYTTLVDVNENLDASIEKVIHTLIEAFILVFIVVFIFLQDFRSTLIPAIAVPVAIVGTFFFLNLFGFTINLLTLFAMVLAIGIVVDDAIVVVEAVHAKLDHGYKSAKKATIHAMDEISGAIISITLVMAAVFIPVTFIGGSTGVFYKQFGITLAVAIILSAINALTLSPALCALLLKPHADDHKHKSYLQRFYTAFNVAFDNVTERYKRSVSFLSVKKWIALASIVIAGVALVYMMKTTPSAFVPSEDQGTVFANISLPPSASMERSDVIAKRVDSIAKTIPGVKNTLRIVGQNFTAGAGSAYSMVIVKLKPWDERDLSVDDVIGQLFAKTSGIREANIFFISPPTIQGFGQSGGFEFQLQDKGGHTTAEFYKVNNEFLAKLAERPEIQYATTPFNPGFPQYMMDINLAKAKDAGVSVNSILSTMQGYYGGLYASNFNKFGKQYRVMIQASPEFRTNTQGLNKIFVRNSAGNMAPITEFVKMTRVFGPESISRFNLFTSIAITGAPKPGFSSGDAIKAIQEVAAENLPAGYGYEFSGLTREELASGSETIFIFILCLVFVYFLLSAQYESYILPFAVLFSIPFGLAGAYLFSIIFKLNSNIYLQISLIMLIGLLAKNGILIVEFALDRRKKGLPILQAAIEGAVARLRPILMTSFAFILGLVPLMFATGAGAVGNRSIGTGAVGGMLIGTILGVFVIPILFIIFQSLQERVSGPPKENYDDDDDDEEIHLLEAHKE